In Spirochaetaceae bacterium, a genomic segment contains:
- a CDS encoding MFS transporter yields the protein MRDGPFRRLLLAAALFYIVRTGELAVLGWLIFDLTGSPSRVALVGVVRMTPLLLFGLGIGAVVDRASKRRLVAFAHTLVLAAIASVVVATAAGAATPLHLYLAVFASGIGFAADFSAHRALMAHLVPRTALGTVAALDTTTLTGSYLLGPSLGGLAIATLGFAGAYALLLALVGCSLALVLGVPRDMPGGPPARRLRLPQALRAVAANRTVLAVLLITMVMNACAFPYQFMLPVIARDELAVGPVAYGVLGSAAGLGALFSALAAGAVPPRLAGRVFSGGSLLLLSCIFVFALSRSYPLSIAVLFVGGFGFASFAVLQTSVVLQGTDPALRGRALGAVTLGIGSQPFGALALGGLAEAAGAPLAVAGMSGLGLILVLAVVVALRIWRPPRPDGTAIT from the coding sequence CTGCGCGACGGCCCCTTTCGCCGCCTCCTGCTGGCGGCGGCGCTGTTCTACATCGTCCGCACCGGCGAGCTGGCGGTGCTCGGGTGGCTCATTTTCGATCTCACGGGGTCGCCGTCGCGGGTGGCGCTGGTCGGCGTGGTGCGGATGACGCCATTGCTGTTGTTCGGGCTCGGCATCGGCGCCGTCGTGGACCGTGCCTCGAAGCGCCGCCTGGTCGCCTTCGCGCACACGCTCGTGCTGGCCGCCATCGCCTCGGTCGTGGTGGCCACCGCGGCCGGAGCCGCGACCCCGCTGCATCTCTACCTGGCGGTGTTCGCGAGCGGCATCGGCTTCGCCGCCGACTTCTCGGCGCACCGCGCGCTGATGGCGCACCTGGTACCGCGCACCGCCCTCGGCACGGTGGCCGCCCTGGACACCACCACCCTCACCGGCAGTTACCTGCTCGGTCCCTCGCTAGGCGGGCTGGCCATCGCAACGCTCGGCTTTGCCGGCGCCTATGCGCTGCTGCTGGCCCTGGTCGGCTGCTCGCTCGCGCTGGTGCTCGGGGTGCCGCGTGACATGCCCGGCGGACCGCCGGCGCGGCGGCTGCGCCTGCCGCAGGCGTTGCGCGCGGTTGCCGCCAACCGCACCGTGCTGGCGGTGCTGCTGATCACCATGGTGATGAACGCCTGCGCCTTCCCGTACCAGTTCATGCTGCCGGTGATCGCGCGCGACGAACTGGCCGTCGGTCCGGTCGCCTACGGCGTGCTCGGCAGCGCCGCCGGGCTCGGCGCCCTGTTCAGCGCGCTCGCCGCCGGCGCGGTGCCGCCGCGGCTGGCTGGGCGCGTGTTCAGCGGCGGCTCCCTGCTGCTGCTGTCCTGCATCTTCGTGTTCGCGCTGTCGCGCAGCTATCCGCTGTCGATCGCCGTCCTGTTCGTGGGCGGCTTCGGCTTCGCCTCCTTCGCCGTGCTGCAGACATCGGTAGTCCTGCAGGGCACCGATCCGGCACTGCGCGGGCGCGCCCTCGGCGCCGTGACCCTGGGCATCGGCTCGCAGCCGTTCGGGGCGCTCGCGCTCGGCGGGCTGGCGGAAGCGGCCGGCGCTCCGCTGGCCGTGGCCGGGATGAGCGGCCTCGGGCTCATCCTGGTGCTTGCTGTGGTTGTGGCGCTGCGCATCTGGAGGCCGCCCCGTCCCGACGGCACTGCCATCACGTGA
- a CDS encoding DNA polymerase II: MPPDRMRAADRRGGHLGFILNATYLAEPDRGRAVVHLYGRLADGRPFLVRDRRPEPYFYIESSAAEQARGLGTGNLDATDRRTLHGAPVHRVRLRHPGDAPAMRSRLHRAGIPTYEADVRFAYRYLIDRGIRSALRIQGAARPLAETAPDAPRETVVFDEPKVEPARWTPALTTLSLDIETDPEATRLLSVALWGCGAREVLLLCPDAAARSACPADAIPCVSERELLTVLCKRVRALDPDVVTGWNIIDFDVPVLLRRAAELKVPLELGRAPGGVRQRGQSRRRGGVGNAGNGTRRRRFSDSIFIPGRVVLDGIRLLRAVSYRLDSYSLENAAREILGEGKTLGGADHVEQIMHTFHHDPARFVEYNLTDARLVLDILDKLDLVAFTVERSVLTGMPPDRVGSSIAAFDFLYLSRLHVRGVAAPTVGVEPRRGHDGHDSHDSGNGNGNGDRNGARPEPMHGGHILKPRPGLHEDVLLFDFKSLYPSIIRTFQIDPLGLIRVESEAHRAAGGEVIEAPNGARFRRRRGILTELLDELFASREKAKTAGNKIASDAIKVLMNSFYGVLGTSACRFSHPLLANAITSFGKHFLLWAKGWMEQRGLAVLYGDTDSLFVAGSRTGDGARLARHLNADLAAYVAATWRVRSYLEMEFETRYERLLLPSVRGGGRGATKRYVGLTGGELQFTGMEVVRRDWTALAHEVQRELYRRLFADEPVEEYLRAVIGEVTAGRRDEQLVYHKALRKDADDYRASAPHVVAARKQAAAGPGEASSWRSVIEYVITVEGPEPAAERAHRIDYEHYIERQIRPVAEPVLAISRRDFGEVRRNERQLELF; encoded by the coding sequence ATGCCGCCGGACAGAATGCGCGCCGCAGACCGCCGCGGCGGGCACCTGGGGTTCATTCTCAACGCCACCTACCTGGCTGAGCCGGACCGCGGCCGTGCGGTCGTGCACCTGTACGGCAGGCTCGCCGACGGGCGCCCGTTCCTGGTGCGCGACCGCCGCCCGGAGCCCTACTTCTACATCGAGAGCAGCGCCGCCGAGCAGGCGCGGGGGCTCGGCACGGGTAATCTCGACGCCACCGACCGGCGCACCTTGCACGGCGCGCCGGTGCACCGCGTCCGGCTGCGCCACCCGGGCGACGCGCCCGCGATGCGCAGCCGCCTGCACCGCGCCGGAATTCCCACCTACGAGGCGGACGTGCGCTTCGCCTACCGCTACCTGATCGACCGCGGCATCAGGAGCGCGCTGCGCATCCAAGGTGCGGCGCGTCCGCTGGCGGAGACGGCGCCGGACGCCCCGCGGGAGACGGTGGTGTTCGACGAACCGAAGGTGGAGCCGGCGCGCTGGACGCCGGCGCTCACCACCCTCTCCCTGGACATCGAGACCGACCCCGAGGCGACGCGCCTGCTGTCGGTGGCGCTGTGGGGGTGCGGCGCGCGCGAGGTATTGCTGCTGTGCCCGGACGCCGCCGCGCGCTCCGCCTGTCCCGCCGATGCAATTCCTTGTGTCAGCGAGCGGGAGTTGTTGACCGTGCTCTGCAAACGGGTGCGGGCGCTCGACCCGGACGTGGTGACCGGCTGGAACATCATCGACTTCGACGTGCCGGTGCTGCTCCGCCGCGCGGCGGAGCTGAAGGTGCCGTTGGAGCTGGGCCGCGCACCCGGCGGGGTGCGGCAGCGCGGACAATCGCGCCGGCGCGGCGGCGTCGGTAACGCCGGCAATGGCACCAGGCGGCGCCGGTTCAGCGACTCGATCTTCATCCCGGGGCGGGTGGTGCTGGACGGCATACGCCTGCTGCGCGCGGTCTCCTACCGCCTGGACAGCTACTCGCTGGAGAACGCCGCGCGGGAGATTCTCGGTGAGGGCAAGACGCTCGGCGGGGCCGATCACGTCGAGCAGATCATGCACACCTTCCACCACGACCCCGCGCGATTCGTGGAGTACAACCTGACCGATGCGCGCCTGGTGCTCGACATCCTGGACAAGCTGGACCTGGTGGCGTTCACCGTCGAGCGCAGCGTGCTGACCGGGATGCCGCCCGACCGGGTGGGATCTTCAATCGCGGCGTTCGACTTCCTCTACCTGTCGCGGCTGCACGTCCGCGGCGTGGCGGCGCCGACGGTCGGCGTCGAGCCGCGGCGCGGCCATGACGGCCATGACAGCCATGACAGTGGCAACGGCAACGGAAATGGTGACCGCAACGGCGCGCGACCGGAGCCGATGCACGGCGGGCACATTCTCAAGCCGCGCCCCGGGCTGCACGAGGACGTGCTGCTGTTCGACTTCAAGAGCCTGTACCCGAGCATCATCCGCACTTTTCAGATCGATCCGCTCGGGCTGATCCGGGTGGAAAGCGAGGCGCACCGGGCGGCCGGCGGCGAGGTGATCGAGGCGCCCAACGGGGCGCGCTTCCGGCGCCGGCGCGGCATCCTGACCGAGCTGCTCGACGAGCTGTTCGCGAGCCGCGAGAAGGCCAAGACGGCCGGCAACAAGATCGCCAGCGACGCCATCAAGGTGCTGATGAACTCGTTCTACGGCGTGCTCGGCACCAGCGCGTGCCGCTTCTCCCATCCGCTGCTGGCCAACGCCATCACCAGCTTCGGCAAGCACTTCCTGCTGTGGGCGAAGGGCTGGATGGAGCAGCGCGGCCTGGCCGTGCTGTACGGCGATACCGACAGCCTGTTCGTGGCCGGCAGCCGTACCGGCGACGGCGCCCGCCTCGCGCGGCATCTCAACGCGGACCTTGCCGCCTACGTGGCCGCCACCTGGCGCGTGCGGAGCTACCTGGAGATGGAGTTCGAGACCCGCTACGAGCGGCTGCTGCTGCCGAGTGTGCGCGGCGGCGGGCGCGGCGCCACCAAGCGGTACGTCGGGCTGACCGGCGGCGAGCTGCAGTTCACCGGTATGGAGGTGGTGCGGCGCGACTGGACGGCGCTTGCGCACGAGGTGCAGCGCGAGCTGTACCGGCGGTTGTTCGCCGATGAGCCGGTGGAGGAGTACCTGCGCGCGGTGATCGGCGAGGTGACCGCCGGGCGCCGCGACGAGCAGCTCGTCTACCACAAGGCGCTGCGCAAGGACGCGGACGACTACCGCGCGTCCGCCCCGCACGTGGTGGCCGCGCGCAAGCAGGCCGCCGCCGGACCCGGCGAGGCATCATCCTGGCGCAGCGTGATCGAATACGTGATCACCGTGGAAGGCCCGGAGCCGGCCGCCGAGCGGGCACACCGGATCGACTACGAGCACTACATCGAGCGCCAGATTCGTCCGGTCGCGGAGCCGGTGCTCGCCATCAGCCGCCGCGATTTCGGCGAGGTGCGCCGCAACGAGCGCCAACTCGAACTGTTCTGA
- a CDS encoding Gfo/Idh/MocA family oxidoreductase yields MNDSAGRGLPPSLPLDLRRGLTDAGDTAFPLRWGILGAGGISTQWVEALAACPGATVTAVAARDRSRAERFAARFGIAAAYGDYAAMVAAPEVDIVYVGTVNSVHKEHTLLAVAAGKHVLCEKPLAENAADARAMYAAAGEQGVMLQDAVWTRFFPAVEHARTLIEEGAIGRVSLVQSDFFDPIYAVQAAPLAFGAGAKPTAIGVAGRNARGAVVEYGPERCAMLTFPARRSEFPEVTEIAGSGGRITLHRPAHSPTRMSVRQAAEDQVPSLYATANVPLPEQVFEYPLPGTFGMRRPHPNQHGFLYQAEAVHRCLAAGLRECPQYGQQESLHAMDLLTSIYSLLRAQDD; encoded by the coding sequence ATGAACGATTCTGCGGGCCGCGGCCTGCCGCCCTCCCTGCCACTGGACCTGCGCCGCGGCCTGACCGATGCCGGCGACACCGCCTTCCCGCTGCGTTGGGGCATTCTCGGCGCGGGCGGCATTTCGACCCAGTGGGTGGAGGCCCTGGCGGCCTGTCCGGGGGCCACGGTGACCGCCGTGGCGGCGCGCGACCGCTCGCGCGCGGAGCGGTTCGCGGCACGCTTCGGCATTGCCGCGGCATACGGCGACTACGCCGCCATGGTCGCCGCGCCGGAGGTGGACATTGTGTACGTCGGCACCGTCAACAGCGTGCACAAGGAGCACACCCTGCTCGCCGTTGCCGCCGGCAAGCACGTGCTGTGCGAGAAGCCGCTGGCCGAGAACGCCGCCGACGCGCGCGCCATGTACGCGGCGGCGGGGGAGCAAGGCGTCATGCTGCAGGACGCCGTGTGGACGCGCTTTTTCCCGGCCGTCGAGCACGCCCGCACGCTGATCGAGGAGGGCGCCATCGGGCGGGTGTCGCTGGTGCAGTCCGACTTCTTCGACCCGATCTACGCGGTTCAGGCGGCGCCGCTGGCGTTCGGCGCCGGCGCCAAGCCGACTGCGATCGGCGTTGCCGGCCGCAACGCGCGCGGGGCGGTGGTCGAGTACGGTCCCGAACGGTGCGCCATGCTCACCTTCCCCGCGCGGCGCAGCGAGTTTCCGGAGGTGACCGAGATTGCCGGCAGCGGGGGGCGGATTACCCTGCACCGCCCGGCGCACAGCCCGACCCGGATGTCGGTGCGGCAGGCCGCCGAGGACCAAGTCCCCTCCCTGTACGCCACCGCCAACGTACCGCTGCCGGAGCAGGTGTTCGAGTATCCGCTGCCCGGCACGTTCGGCATGCGGCGCCCGCATCCGAATCAGCACGGCTTCCTCTACCAGGCGGAGGCGGTGCACCGCTGTCTGGCCGCCGGGCTGCGCGAGTGCCCGCAGTACGGACAGCAGGAGTCGCTGCACGCCATGGACCTGCTCACCTCCATCTACTCCCTGCTACGGGCCCAGGATGACTAG
- a CDS encoding phytanoyl-CoA dioxygenase family protein — translation MVAGGGESITIAKFDPAQASSDELQRSYVESGHVLVTDLVDEADRAEITRELRRINRGDYSHSPTERVTWRDRVEPVDWPEDDERLIGRHMYLGQPHAYSAVIRGAMTHSGICRVLDHVVGAYVPFWNGAYKCMQSMFVVKPPGGAGSPWHQDEHPIPTRDRSLTGVWIALADATVANGCLRILPDSHKSGVIYERYAHDLPDVDSNPVARGFDDTGAIPVEMAAGSVLFFSGYLLHSSHKNHSDSYRPALTFHYCSASTWLTWGGEQNFRGVVPIRGEDPYAAQGYTTPQPWAKKR, via the coding sequence GTGGTTGCGGGAGGCGGCGAGTCGATTACAATCGCGAAATTCGATCCGGCGCAGGCTTCGAGCGATGAATTGCAGCGCTCCTACGTGGAGAGCGGCCACGTACTGGTCACCGACTTGGTGGACGAGGCCGACCGCGCCGAGATTACGCGTGAGTTGCGCAGGATCAACCGGGGCGACTACTCGCACTCGCCCACCGAGAGGGTTACTTGGCGCGACCGGGTCGAGCCGGTCGACTGGCCAGAGGATGACGAACGGCTCATTGGCCGCCACATGTACCTGGGGCAGCCGCACGCCTACAGCGCAGTCATCCGCGGCGCCATGACCCATTCCGGCATTTGCCGCGTCCTGGACCACGTCGTGGGCGCCTACGTGCCGTTCTGGAACGGCGCCTACAAGTGCATGCAGAGCATGTTCGTGGTAAAGCCTCCCGGCGGCGCCGGCAGCCCGTGGCACCAGGACGAGCACCCCATCCCGACGCGCGACCGCTCGCTGACCGGAGTATGGATCGCGCTCGCCGACGCGACGGTGGCGAATGGATGCCTGCGGATCCTGCCGGACAGCCACAAGTCGGGGGTCATCTACGAGCGCTACGCCCACGACCTGCCGGACGTCGACAGCAATCCGGTCGCGCGCGGCTTCGACGACACCGGAGCCATCCCGGTCGAGATGGCCGCCGGCAGCGTCCTGTTCTTCAGCGGCTACCTGCTGCACAGCTCGCACAAGAACCACAGCGACAGCTACCGCCCGGCCCTCACCTTCCACTACTGCAGCGCGTCGACGTGGCTCACCTGGGGCGGCGAGCAGAACTTCCGCGGCGTCGTGCCGATACGCGGCGAGGATCCCTACGCCGCCCAGGGCTACACCACGCCCCAGCCCTGGGCCAAGAAGCGCTAA
- a CDS encoding type II toxin-antitoxin system prevent-host-death family antitoxin: MRTITQRELRNELAAILRDVHAGQSMIVTRSGTPVAELRPVALRRFVSRAAVAEAAFAMRIDAARFRAGLEAVVDPFVHG, encoded by the coding sequence ATGAGGACGATCACTCAGCGCGAGCTCCGCAACGAGTTGGCGGCCATCCTGCGTGACGTGCACGCGGGCCAGAGTATGATCGTGACCCGGAGTGGAACCCCGGTCGCGGAGTTGAGGCCTGTGGCGTTACGCCGGTTCGTGTCCAGGGCCGCCGTCGCCGAAGCCGCGTTCGCCATGCGGATCGATGCGGCGCGCTTTCGGGCCGGCCTGGAGGCGGTAGTTGATCCGTTCGTCCATGGCTGA
- a CDS encoding ATP-binding protein has product MAPTGPSLETLRTMILDFQESPLQTGVPRRVRIETVAGKATVCIGVRRGGKSTLLFQVIERLLADGVSRRNVLYLNFFDDRLHGLGPSTLALIPEAYYSIYPEKQDVETVYCFFDEIQAVVGWEPFVDRLLRTARCRIYLTGSSAQLLSREIATQMRGRALSWELFPFSFREFLDYRGIDSDGALSTRRRLLVRKGFDEYWERGGFPEVAGTGAALRVKIHQEYFHTILHRDLVERHDVSHPRAVADLARRLIDSTACLYTVNSLTGYLKALGHRVPKAAVSDYLEWFEDAYFLFTVRIFDASLARRNTNPKKIYCVDHALVASVSAQILINSGHLLENLVFVTLRRSHQEIYYYKTRNGREVDFVVPRRRERPMLVQACESLVDPATRRRETAALKEAMGELEVTGGTIVTRDEQERIEDPTGSIEVVPIWRFLLATE; this is encoded by the coding sequence ATGGCGCCCACCGGACCTTCGCTGGAGACGCTCAGGACGATGATCCTGGATTTCCAGGAGTCGCCGTTGCAGACCGGCGTGCCTCGGCGGGTGCGCATCGAGACGGTGGCAGGCAAGGCGACGGTGTGCATCGGCGTGCGGCGCGGGGGCAAGTCGACGCTCCTCTTTCAGGTAATCGAGCGGCTGCTCGCGGACGGCGTGTCGCGGCGCAACGTTCTGTACCTGAATTTTTTCGATGACCGGCTGCATGGGCTCGGGCCATCCACCCTTGCGCTGATTCCGGAAGCGTACTACTCAATCTACCCGGAGAAGCAGGACGTCGAGACTGTGTACTGCTTCTTCGACGAGATCCAGGCGGTGGTGGGCTGGGAGCCGTTCGTGGACCGGCTGCTGCGCACCGCACGGTGCCGGATTTACCTCACCGGGTCGTCGGCGCAACTGCTGTCGCGCGAGATCGCCACGCAGATGCGCGGCAGGGCGCTGTCATGGGAGCTGTTCCCGTTTTCGTTCCGCGAATTCCTGGACTACCGCGGTATCGACAGCGACGGTGCATTGTCCACCAGGCGGCGCCTGCTGGTCCGGAAAGGGTTCGACGAGTACTGGGAACGCGGCGGGTTCCCGGAGGTCGCGGGCACCGGTGCGGCGTTGCGGGTCAAGATCCACCAGGAGTACTTCCACACCATTCTGCACCGCGATCTGGTGGAGCGCCACGATGTCTCCCACCCGCGGGCGGTGGCGGATCTGGCCCGACGGCTGATCGACAGTACGGCCTGCCTCTACACGGTCAACAGCCTCACCGGCTACCTGAAGGCGCTCGGCCACCGGGTTCCGAAGGCCGCCGTGAGCGACTACCTGGAGTGGTTCGAGGACGCCTACTTCCTGTTTACCGTGCGTATTTTCGACGCCTCGCTGGCGCGCAGGAACACCAATCCCAAGAAGATCTACTGCGTCGATCACGCCCTGGTCGCGTCGGTGTCGGCGCAGATACTGATCAACTCCGGCCATCTTCTGGAGAATCTCGTGTTCGTGACGCTACGCCGGAGTCACCAGGAGATCTATTACTACAAGACCAGGAACGGCCGCGAGGTGGACTTCGTCGTCCCCCGCCGCCGCGAGCGGCCCATGCTGGTGCAGGCGTGCGAGTCGCTGGTCGATCCAGCAACGCGACGGCGCGAGACGGCGGCGTTGAAAGAAGCAATGGGTGAGTTGGAAGTGACCGGCGGAACGATTGTCACACGCGACGAGCAGGAACGGATCGAGGACCCGACTGGCAGCATCGAGGTGGTGCCGATCTGGCGATTCCTGCTCGCTACGGAGTGA
- a CDS encoding creatininase family protein: protein MIVRLADLTRDRVEELAADSLAVLPTASIEQHGPHLPVGVDTFLCEAVVTRAAQRATCGIVVAPTLRYGDSAHHFPFPGVLTLSSGSYIAAVGELCDSLYRSGFRRLAVINGHGGNDAGNEIATRDLLHRAERDVTVSAAAYWDIARTALVAETDLANSLIPGHAGRFETALMLAVRPELVDREALARIGEGGDTSGGRFRSLPGAATSRVRAAGGWQAGGGFTDQPALAETAAGARYLEVITREVAAFLDALATR, encoded by the coding sequence ATGATCGTGCGCTTGGCAGACCTGACCCGAGATCGCGTCGAGGAACTCGCCGCCGACAGCCTGGCGGTGCTGCCGACGGCGTCGATCGAGCAGCATGGTCCGCATCTGCCGGTCGGGGTGGATACCTTCCTCTGCGAAGCGGTGGTGACCCGCGCCGCGCAGCGCGCAACCTGCGGCATCGTGGTGGCGCCTACCCTGCGCTACGGCGACTCGGCGCATCACTTTCCATTCCCCGGCGTGCTCACGCTGTCGAGCGGCAGTTACATCGCGGCGGTGGGCGAGCTGTGCGACTCCCTGTACCGGTCCGGCTTCCGGCGCCTGGCGGTGATCAACGGCCACGGCGGCAACGACGCCGGCAACGAGATCGCCACCCGCGACCTGCTGCACCGCGCCGAGCGCGACGTCACGGTCAGCGCGGCCGCCTACTGGGACATCGCGCGCACTGCCCTGGTCGCCGAAACCGACCTGGCCAACTCCCTGATTCCCGGTCACGCAGGCCGTTTCGAGACCGCACTGATGCTGGCGGTCCGGCCCGAGCTGGTGGACCGGGAGGCTCTGGCGCGCATCGGCGAGGGCGGCGACACCTCCGGCGGGCGGTTCCGCTCACTGCCCGGAGCGGCGACCTCGCGCGTGCGCGCGGCCGGCGGCTGGCAGGCGGGCGGCGGCTTCACCGACCAGCCGGCCCTGGCCGAAACCGCCGCCGGCGCCCGCTACCTGGAGGTGATCACGCGCGAAGTGGCCGCCTTTCTGGACGCCCTCGCAACCCGCTGA